Proteins encoded in a region of the Leopardus geoffroyi isolate Oge1 chromosome E2, O.geoffroyi_Oge1_pat1.0, whole genome shotgun sequence genome:
- the LENG9 gene encoding leukocyte receptor cluster member 9 isoform X1 — protein MAAEPESPPSACRFFLEGRCRFGARCRQPHPGAPASAQPSREAEAGAKKPPLRTAAAVIQRIRWDPRLDPADFSVGYADRFLGVREEPFCAFCWDEPLAALGPGVLAVPQHRVRYFRFRGRLVWDRASRTDHVFGSGLAAGRGPTILDALDSGGAHDGEDAHVGEGAHGPQDVHDGEDARTREDAPEAGDTRDSEDAHVGEDDAHGPQDAHDGEDAHVCDDAHGARDASDSEDAHVGEDTHGAQDAHSEKDALGGVAAAPADIRVEEHRGPHRTEVEVGRRPATAARTTEPRGGKEQAQAAPGRPAGDFPETEAEWGPGAWPSDCGEAAGARAAGPRQPRPTHFVALMVTDPGLQARVARAQERLVQATPSCAAFMVPAGALHLTLALLRLAGPGEVAAALGALRRALSAPGLQAPPQVRFRRLLLLRHHVLCAPPCPSLENMAQVLRQRLEAEGLRVVQPLGGLHPHLTLAKVPQGSQVCLPEPKFIPGQELGSQPLGKLWLCRVGRGGDTYQPLAEMPLG, from the coding sequence ATGGCGGCCGAGCCCGAGTCGCCGCCGTCGGCCTGCCGCTTCTTCCTGGAGGGCCGCTGCCGCTTCGGCGCCCGCTGCCGCCAGCCCCACCCCGGGGCGCCGGCCTCGGCACAGCCTAGCCGCGAGGCCGAGGCCGGGGCCAAAAAACCCCCGCTGCGCACGGCCGCGGCCGTCATCCAGCGCATCCGCTGGGACCCGCGCCTCGACCCGGCCGACTTCTCTGTGGGCTACGCCGACCGCTTCCTGGGCGTGCGCGAGGAGCCCTTCTGCGCTTTCTGCTGGGACGAGCCGCTGGCGGCGCTGGGACCCGGCGTGCTGGCTGTGCCGCAGCACCGGGTGCGCTACTTCCGCTTCCGGGGCCGCCTCGTGTGGGACCGCGCCTCGCGTACAGACCACGTCTTCGGCTCGGGCTTGGCGGCCGGTCGCGGGCCCACCATCCTGGACGCGCTCGACAGCGGGGGCGCGCACGACGGTGAGGATGCCCATGTCGGCGAAGGCGCCCACGGGCCCCAGGACGTGCACGATGGCGAGGACGCGCGTACCCGCGAAGACGCCCCTGAGGCTGGGGATACGCGTGACAGCGAGGATGCCCATGTCGGCGAAGACGACGCCCATGGGCCCCAGGACGCGCACGACGGTGAGGATGCCCATGTCTGCGACGATGCCCACGGGGCCCGAGATGCGAGTGACAGCGAGGATGCCCACGTCGGCGAAGACACCCACGGGGCCCAGGATGCACACAGCGAAAAGGATGCGCTCGGCGGCGTAGCCGCCGCCCCTGCTGACATCCGAGTGGAAGAGCACAGAGGACCCCACCGGACAGAAGTAGAAGTGGGGCGGAGGCCAGCCACCGCAGCCAGGACCACGGAGCCACGGGGCGGGAAGGAGCAGGCCCAGGCTGCCCCAGGAAGGCCCGCGGGAGATTTCCCGGAAACCGAAGCAGAgtgggggcctggggcctggccctCGGACTGCGGAGAGGCTGCTGGGGCCAGGGCCGCGGGGCCTCGCCAGCCCCGCCCCACGCATTTTGTGGCTCTCATGGTGACTGACCCTGGGCTGCAGGCGAGAGTAGCCAGAGCCCAAGAGAGGCTGGTCCAAGCCACGCCCTCATGCGCCGCGTTCATGGTACCCGCGGGCGCGCTGCACCTGACACTGGCCCTCCTGAGGCTAGCAGGCCCTGGGGAGGTAGCCGCGGCCCTCGGCGCACTGAGACGTGCGCTCTCGGCTCCAGGGCTTCAGGCACCCCCGCAGGTGAGGTTTCGGCGCCTGCTTCTCCTGAGGCACCATGtactctgtgcccctccctgcccctccctggaaaATATGGCCCAAGTGCTGAGACAGAGGCTAGAGGCGGAGGGGCTCAGAGTAGTTCAGCCCCTAGGGGGGCTACACCCCCACCTCACCTTGGCCAAGGTGCCCCAAGGTTCTCAAGTCTGCCTCCCCGAGCCCAAGTTCATCCCTGGACAGGAGCTAGGGAGCCAGCCCCTGGGGAAGCTCTGGTTGTGCcgcgtgggcaggggaggagataCCTACCAGCCCCTGGCTGAGATGCCCCTGGGGTGA
- the CDC42EP5 gene encoding cdc42 effector protein 5, producing the protein MPVLKQLGPAQPKKRPERGALSISAPLGDFRHTLHVGRGGDAFGDTSFLSRHGGGPPPEPRALPAGAPRSAPPPAVPQPPPPVLRTPAPADPLLSFHLDLGPSMLDAVLGVMDAERPGAAAAKPDLDPSSGAQHPRARCHPNADLERDDVIGL; encoded by the coding sequence ATGCCGGTGCTGAAGCAGCTGGGCCCCGCGCAGCCCAAGAAGCGGCCGGAGCGCGGCGCCCTCTCCATCTCCGCGCCGCTCGGCGACTTCCGGCACACGCTGCACGTGGGGCGCGGTGGCGACGCCTTCGGGGACACTTCGTTCCTGAGCCGTCACGGTGGCGGGCCACCGCCCGAGCCCCGGGCGCTGCCCGCCGGGGCCCCGCGCTCCGCGCCGCCGCCCGCGGTGCCGCAGCCCCCGCCGCCGGTCCTCCGCACGCCCGCGCCCGCCGACCCGCTGCTGTCCTTCCACCTGGATTTAGGCCCCTCCATGCTGGACGCGGTGCTGGGCGTCATGGACGCGGAGCGCCCGGGGGCCGCTGCCGCCAAGCCCGACTTGGACCCCAGCTCCGGGGCACAGCACCCCAGGGCCCGCTGCCACCCCAACGCGGACCTCGAGAGGGACGACGTCATCGGCCTGTAG
- the LENG9 gene encoding leukocyte receptor cluster member 9 isoform X2, which translates to MAAEPESPPSACRFFLEGRCRFGARCRQPHPGAPASAQPSREAEAGAKKPPLRTAAAVIQRIRWDPRLDPADFSVGYADRFLGVREEPFCAFCWDEPLAALGPGVLAVPQHRVRYFRFRGRLVWDRASRTDHVFGSGLAAGRGPTILDALDSGGAHDGEDAHVGEGAHGPQDVHDGEDARDSEDAHVGEDTHGAQDAHSEKDALGGVAAAPADIRVEEHRGPHRTEVEVGRRPATAARTTEPRGGKEQAQAAPGRPAGDFPETEAEWGPGAWPSDCGEAAGARAAGPRQPRPTHFVALMVTDPGLQARVARAQERLVQATPSCAAFMVPAGALHLTLALLRLAGPGEVAAALGALRRALSAPGLQAPPQVRFRRLLLLRHHVLCAPPCPSLENMAQVLRQRLEAEGLRVVQPLGGLHPHLTLAKVPQGSQVCLPEPKFIPGQELGSQPLGKLWLCRVGRGGDTYQPLAEMPLG; encoded by the exons ATGGCGGCCGAGCCCGAGTCGCCGCCGTCGGCCTGCCGCTTCTTCCTGGAGGGCCGCTGCCGCTTCGGCGCCCGCTGCCGCCAGCCCCACCCCGGGGCGCCGGCCTCGGCACAGCCTAGCCGCGAGGCCGAGGCCGGGGCCAAAAAACCCCCGCTGCGCACGGCCGCGGCCGTCATCCAGCGCATCCGCTGGGACCCGCGCCTCGACCCGGCCGACTTCTCTGTGGGCTACGCCGACCGCTTCCTGGGCGTGCGCGAGGAGCCCTTCTGCGCTTTCTGCTGGGACGAGCCGCTGGCGGCGCTGGGACCCGGCGTGCTGGCTGTGCCGCAGCACCGGGTGCGCTACTTCCGCTTCCGGGGCCGCCTCGTGTGGGACCGCGCCTCGCGTACAGACCACGTCTTCGGCTCGGGCTTGGCGGCCGGTCGCGGGCCCACCATCCTGGACGCGCTCGACAGCGGGGGCGCGCACGACGGTGAGGATGCCCATGTCGGCGAAGGCGCCCACGGGCCCCAGGACGTGCACGATGGCGAGGACGCGC GTGACAGCGAGGATGCCCACGTCGGCGAAGACACCCACGGGGCCCAGGATGCACACAGCGAAAAGGATGCGCTCGGCGGCGTAGCCGCCGCCCCTGCTGACATCCGAGTGGAAGAGCACAGAGGACCCCACCGGACAGAAGTAGAAGTGGGGCGGAGGCCAGCCACCGCAGCCAGGACCACGGAGCCACGGGGCGGGAAGGAGCAGGCCCAGGCTGCCCCAGGAAGGCCCGCGGGAGATTTCCCGGAAACCGAAGCAGAgtgggggcctggggcctggccctCGGACTGCGGAGAGGCTGCTGGGGCCAGGGCCGCGGGGCCTCGCCAGCCCCGCCCCACGCATTTTGTGGCTCTCATGGTGACTGACCCTGGGCTGCAGGCGAGAGTAGCCAGAGCCCAAGAGAGGCTGGTCCAAGCCACGCCCTCATGCGCCGCGTTCATGGTACCCGCGGGCGCGCTGCACCTGACACTGGCCCTCCTGAGGCTAGCAGGCCCTGGGGAGGTAGCCGCGGCCCTCGGCGCACTGAGACGTGCGCTCTCGGCTCCAGGGCTTCAGGCACCCCCGCAGGTGAGGTTTCGGCGCCTGCTTCTCCTGAGGCACCATGtactctgtgcccctccctgcccctccctggaaaATATGGCCCAAGTGCTGAGACAGAGGCTAGAGGCGGAGGGGCTCAGAGTAGTTCAGCCCCTAGGGGGGCTACACCCCCACCTCACCTTGGCCAAGGTGCCCCAAGGTTCTCAAGTCTGCCTCCCCGAGCCCAAGTTCATCCCTGGACAGGAGCTAGGGAGCCAGCCCCTGGGGAAGCTCTGGTTGTGCcgcgtgggcaggggaggagataCCTACCAGCCCCTGGCTGAGATGCCCCTGGGGTGA